In one Acanthochromis polyacanthus isolate Apoly-LR-REF ecotype Palm Island chromosome 20, KAUST_Apoly_ChrSc, whole genome shotgun sequence genomic region, the following are encoded:
- the gcm2 gene encoding chorion-specific transcription factor GCMb: MSRAEERDEADCVCSVGMKLTWDINDPKLPQDTKQFDPFQEWTDGYVRYIYSAEDKNAQRHLSGWAMRNTNNHNCQILKKSCLGVVVCSRGCTLPDGSRLQLRPAICDKARQKQQKKLCPSCSGALELLPCRGHSGYPVTNFWRVDGKAIFFQAKGVHDHPRPESKSETEARRSSVKRRVSSPPFTPKRRLLEPQALGPALLSCVEPADRISFIEPNFPQHYPAFQSPETYYNPHNALGETPPTLQKPTNPRLYMSRPGYEFQGYLTSPSYPVTSDLCDPRVAPVLGSSSSSSSAAPLSSSSSFDPQTKPPAGWKDLLKSSAPYADNHHYYSAEYPCRYPSNPPGSPAALQTIITTTTKVSYQPCPKPPAALPSYQSCPKPPSSLPSYQPCAPPKPSGLPGCSSLLEDASPSSYSTEVKVTDESGGVIKSLSFQPEPLQTKTERADGYDYRYAYPNTYRYDDY, translated from the exons gACACAAAGCAGTTCGACCCGTTCCAGGAGTGGACAGACGGTTACGTTCGGTACATCTACAGCG ctgaggaTAAGAACGCTCAGAGACACCTGTCTGGCTGGGCCATGAGGAacaccaacaaccacaactgtcaGATCCTGAAGAAGTCGTGTTTGGGGGTTGTGGTCTGTTCCCGAGGCTGCACTCTACCGGACGGGTCCAGACTGCAGCTCCGTCCCGCCATCTGTGACAAGGCCCGGCAGAAACAACAGA AGAAGCTGTGTCCGAGCTGCAGCGGCGCTCTGGAGCTGTTGCCCTGCCGCGGCCACAGCGGTTACCCCGTCACCAACTTCTGGAGGGTTGATGGGAAGGCCATCTTTTTCCAG GCTAAAGGGGTCCATGACCATCCCAGACCAGAATCCAAATCAGAGACTGAAGCCAGAAGAAGTTCAGTGAAGAGACGAGTCAGCTCGCCTCCGTTTACACCCAAGAGACGACTCCTGGAACCGCAG GCTCTTGGTCCCGCCCTCCTCTCCTGTGTCGAACCAGCAGACAGAATCTCCTTCATTGAGCCAAACTTCCCACAACATTACCCAGCATTCCAGAGCCCGGAAACCTACTACAACCCCCACAATGCACTGGGAGAGACCCCGCCCACACTGCAGAAACCAACCAATCCCAGGCTGTACATGAGCCGACCTGGCTATGAGTTCCAAGGATACCTGACCTCACCTTCATACCccgtgacctctgacctctgcgACCCCAG GGTGGCTCCGGTCCttggctcctcctcctcatcttcatcagcggctcctctgtcctcctcctcctccttcgaCCCGCAGACGAAGCCGCCGGCTGGTTGGAAGGACCTGCTGAAGAGCTCCGCCCCCTACGCCGACAACCACCACTACTACAGCGCAGAGTACCCCTGCCGTTACCCCAGCAACCCCCCAGGGTCACCGGCCGCACTGCAGACCATCATCACCACGACAACCAAG GTGTCCTACCAGCCCTGCCCAAAGCCTCCTGCAGCTCTGCCTTCCTACCAGTCGTGTCCCAAACCTCCGAGCAGCCTCCCGTCCTACCAGCCCTGTGCTCCACCCAAACCTTCAGGCCTCCCTGGCTGCTCCTCCCTGCTGGAAGACGCCTCTCCGTCCTCGTACTCCACTGAGGTGAAGGTGACAGACGAGTCAGGTGGAGTCATCAAGTCCTTGTCATTTCAGCCTGAACCTCTGCAGACCAAAACAGAGCGAGCTGACGGTTACGACTACCGCTATGCTTACCCCAACACCTATCGCTATGACGACTACTGA